In a genomic window of Spiroplasma melliferum:
- a CDS encoding DNA uptake protein, producing the protein MKKILALLTGLSINNIFVTSIVSCTFCSNGSEEANLPNENIDAKLNEDSQDVKVSIDDETKDNETKPFYEYTMLSTGSGLFQFIKKGETAIVYDTGIGGSPRVWNTKLYNGNIWPTKFLKEKGINKISAIFFSHFHTDHYSNFRSILNNFQVDNIIFNYEANEFMKKFGDSISPNTKIYDKLEEFYTFDGIKFHNWSYSAKDFLDKESHKKQVNRNNLSNVLYFKIGPTDFLFTGDAEKELGEAIASQKPDIFKNIDIYQVPHHGSRNSLSKSFFEKLNPKNCYIPGTYDEENTSWRNFMGAASHKFPDGNIVDQLKESGCQEISMTGKPYNGLTTSQLEKINNTEVTITIYLDKNGQIIDKKYSKNTILNSL; encoded by the coding sequence ATGAAAAAAATATTAGCCTTATTAACTGGTTTATCAATAAATAATATATTTGTTACTTCTATTGTGAGTTGTACATTTTGTTCAAATGGTTCAGAAGAAGCAAATTTACCAAATGAAAATATTGATGCTAAACTTAATGAGGATTCTCAAGATGTGAAAGTATCAATAGATGATGAGACAAAGGATAATGAAACAAAACCATTTTATGAATATACAATGTTATCAACTGGTAGTGGTTTATTTCAATTTATAAAAAAAGGTGAGACAGCAATTGTTTATGATACTGGTATTGGTGGTTCACCCCGTGTATGAAATACTAAATTATATAATGGTAATATTTGACCAACTAAGTTTTTAAAAGAAAAGGGAATTAATAAGATTTCTGCTATTTTTTTCAGTCACTTTCATACTGACCACTATTCAAATTTCAGAAGTATTTTAAATAACTTCCAAGTTGATAATATTATTTTTAATTATGAAGCAAATGAATTTATGAAAAAATTTGGTGATTCAATTAGTCCTAATACAAAAATTTATGACAAGTTAGAAGAATTTTATACCTTTGATGGTATTAAGTTTCATAATTGAAGTTATTCTGCAAAAGATTTCCTTGATAAAGAAAGCCATAAAAAACAAGTAAATCGCAATAATTTATCAAATGTATTATATTTTAAAATTGGTCCAACAGATTTTTTATTTACTGGTGATGCTGAAAAAGAACTTGGCGAAGCTATTGCTAGCCAAAAACCTGATATTTTCAAAAATATTGATATTTATCAAGTACCACATCATGGAAGTAGGAATTCTCTTAGCAAATCGTTTTTTGAAAAATTAAATCCAAAAAATTGTTATATTCCAGGTACATATGATGAAGAAAATACATCATGACGTAATTTTATGGGAGCGGCAAGCCACAAATTTCCAGATGGAAATATTGTTGATCAATTAAAAGAAAGTGGTTGTCAAGAAATTAGTATGACAGGAAAACCATATAATGGTTTAACAACTAGTCAATTAGAAAAAATTAACAATACTGAAGTGACAATTACTATTTATTTAGATAAAAATGGACAGATTATTGATAAAAAATATTCTAAAAATACAATTTTAAATTCTCTTTAA
- a CDS encoding Spiroplasmavirus-related protein, which produces MNNVFVYDNLKKGNNNYMNSLNYIKKEYYIKKVYYGNYVKNVVLPLELINSNPRNELGVKNTGKNDRKLLNSRIRSQGSCIRKAYHNFSNVKNLSFLTLTYSLNETDVKKCKYDLMKFFQNLNRWWNNPIRAKNHKGLLKYMYTYEYQKRGAVHFHIILNQRIPNSVILNYWKYGINKNIKVRAGSNEDVVKYLAKYIVKTANDNKSQNHYDLNIKAYQFSKNCKNPKVKVGVVELSEQDLIYSIKDNLNYFAFADKNGFQIGFSCDTYKGLDKFKDYKKYVSVDSRIFRNYIKNIDYSKNENVRC; this is translated from the coding sequence ATGAATAATGTTTTTGTTTATGATAATTTAAAAAAAGGTAATAATAATTATATGAATTCTTTAAATTATATTAAAAAGGAGTATTATATTAAAAAGGTTTATTATGGTAATTATGTTAAAAATGTAGTTCTTCCTTTGGAATTAATAAATAGTAATCCTCGTAATGAGTTAGGTGTTAAAAATACTGGTAAAAATGATAGAAAGTTATTAAATAGTCGTATTCGCTCTCAGGGTAGTTGTATTCGAAAAGCATATCATAATTTTTCAAATGTTAAAAATTTGAGTTTTCTTACATTGACTTATTCTTTAAATGAGACAGATGTTAAAAAGTGTAAGTATGATTTAATGAAGTTTTTTCAAAATTTAAATCGTTGATGAAATAATCCTATTAGAGCAAAAAATCATAAAGGACTTTTGAAATATATGTATACTTATGAGTATCAAAAAAGAGGCGCTGTTCATTTTCATATAATTTTAAATCAAAGAATACCTAATAGTGTTATATTGAATTATTGAAAATATGGTATTAATAAAAATATTAAAGTTCGTGCTGGTTCTAATGAAGATGTAGTAAAATATTTGGCAAAGTATATTGTTAAGACTGCAAATGATAATAAAAGTCAAAATCATTATGATTTAAATATCAAGGCATATCAATTTAGTAAAAATTGTAAAAACCCAAAAGTAAAAGTTGGAGTTGTTGAATTATCTGAACAAGATTTAATTTATTCCATTAAGGATAATTTAAATTATTTTGCTTTTGCTGATAAAAATGGTTTTCAAATTGGTTTTAGTTGTGATACTTATAAAGGTTTAGATAAGTTTAAGGATTATAAAAAATATGTTTCTGTTGATAGTAGAATATTTAGAAATTATATTAAAAATATTGATTATAGTAAAAATGAAAATGTGCGGTGTTAA
- a CDS encoding putative phage protein — protein sequence MADRDVKCKECGKIWTFTTKNTTYNSFRGLAKDTMISYGHYYYCPDNNCLGMYKHRRQDNCCIHKKVLK from the coding sequence ATGGCAGATAGAGATGTTAAATGTAAAGAATGTGGCAAAATTTGAACTTTTACTACTAAAAATACAACTTATAATAGTTTTAGGGGTTTAGCAAAAGATACTATGATATCTTATGGTCATTATTATTATTGCCCTGATAATAATTGTTTAGGTATGTATAAACATCGAAGACAAGATAATTGTTGTATTCATAAAAAAGTTTTAAAATAA
- a CDS encoding Spiroplasmavirus-related protein — protein MLGMYLTTAVNFLAADTPTISGGMDSIWTGLGNAMMKVKDAVYAVLPQLMTFLGDAWIILIPFGIWVIIKILNFFRVMVKGF, from the coding sequence ATGTTAGGTATGTATTTAACAACAGCTGTTAATTTTCTAGCTGCAGATACTCCTACTATTTCAGGAGGAATGGATTCTATTTGAACTGGATTGGGTAATGCGATGATGAAAGTTAAAGATGCTGTTTATGCTGTGTTACCACAATTAATGACTTTTTTAGGTGATGCTTGAATTATTTTAATTCCATTTGGAATTTGAGTAATTATTAAAATATTAAACTTTTTCCGTGTTATGGTTAAAGGATTTTAA
- a CDS encoding Spiroplasmavirus-related protein, translating to MSFYKKNINVENYFIRREFIVFRTDKASFINLPNHNKHIGFWLSNRFIYFSEKHSDQVAIGLIYDNSYPIVKYNENLKRHVWKYLTGTELINLYNQYKQNYFTQMKKALFPGEPQKVKTNNHNNLTSWSVEKEQELINDLKDLN from the coding sequence ATGAGTTTTTATAAGAAGAATATTAACGTAGAAAATTATTTTATTCGAAGAGAATTTATAGTTTTTAGAACAGATAAAGCTTCATTTATAAATTTACCTAATCACAATAAACATATTGGTTTTTGATTAAGTAATAGATTTATTTATTTTAGTGAAAAACATTCTGATCAAGTTGCTATTGGTTTGATTTATGATAATTCTTATCCTATTGTAAAATATAATGAAAATTTAAAACGTCATGTATGAAAATATTTAACTGGAACAGAATTAATTAATTTATATAATCAATATAAACAAAATTATTTTACACAAATGAAAAAAGCATTATTTCCGGGTGAACCTCAAAAAGTAAAAACAAATAACCATAATAATTTAACAAGTTGAAGTGTTGAAAAAGAACAAGAATTAATTAATGATTTGAAAGATTTAAATTAA
- a CDS encoding Spiroplasmavirus-related protein yields the protein MIKDWEKLKEFFIHVFLFIDKSNVESITTWNLTQNEYLTFMIGIWIVILFLTWFLLWMVFKIVSCFK from the coding sequence ATGATAAAAGATTGAGAAAAATTAAAAGAGTTTTTTATTCATGTATTTTTATTTATAGATAAATCTAATGTTGAAAGTATTACAACATGAAATTTAACTCAAAATGAATATTTAACTTTTATGATTGGTATTTGAATTGTTATTTTATTTTTAACTTGGTTTTTGTTGTGAATGGTTTTTAAAATAGTTAGTTGTTTTAAATAA
- a CDS encoding Spiroplasmavirus-related protein has protein sequence MKKFIFFLKNYCYISGSMLLFSLVDLLFWIISLNYTGLVFWLLFALQCIYFLWWLWKNIFYQLNAFRLVNFVWDNPLSVIIGKLGTGKTLLLTYLSETMKLLTDKIYSNYPLEDDKVKVLTFKNLDFTDRTKPVPPDDSLILFDESFLYIDGTSPHDEKVTHRGKIPWIVLARHFGHRALFTAQREGMLWNNIRQLASGIIIPISLKKPIVKKGFNFFNRFFIMRIGIFQDITDYEIWKTESVKRTAEGKHAKHRSDVGLGIRFFKIIIPLEIAQKYESKWLSFVRELKNDDVPVTKEYYWTQLKDLTIKERLELLDIDILKKNLKPKKEKGSGKDD, from the coding sequence ATGAAAAAGTTTATATTTTTTCTAAAAAATTATTGTTATATTAGCGGTTCAATGCTTTTGTTTAGTTTAGTTGATTTATTATTTTGAATTATTTCTTTAAATTATACCGGCTTAGTTTTTTGATTATTATTTGCTTTGCAATGTATTTATTTTCTTTGGTGATTATGAAAAAATATTTTTTATCAGTTAAATGCGTTTAGGTTAGTTAATTTTGTTTGAGATAATCCTTTATCAGTTATTATCGGTAAATTAGGAACAGGGAAAACATTACTTTTAACTTATTTGTCAGAAACAATGAAATTATTAACAGATAAAATTTATAGTAATTATCCATTAGAAGATGACAAAGTTAAAGTTTTAACATTTAAAAATTTAGACTTTACAGATAGAACAAAACCAGTTCCCCCAGATGATAGTTTAATTTTGTTTGATGAAAGTTTTTTATATATCGATGGGACAAGCCCGCACGATGAAAAAGTAACTCACCGTGGCAAAATTCCTTGAATTGTGTTGGCAAGACATTTTGGACATCGTGCTTTATTTACTGCACAACGCGAAGGTATGCTTTGAAATAATATTCGCCAATTAGCTAGTGGTATTATTATTCCTATTTCTTTGAAAAAACCAATTGTTAAAAAAGGATTTAACTTTTTTAATAGATTCTTTATTATGCGAATTGGTATTTTTCAAGATATTACTGATTATGAAATTTGAAAAACCGAGTCTGTCAAACGTACAGCCGAAGGTAAACATGCAAAACATAGATCTGATGTTGGATTAGGAATTCGGTTTTTTAAAATAATTATCCCATTAGAAATCGCCCAAAAGTATGAAAGTAAATGATTGTCATTTGTTCGTGAACTAAAAAATGATGATGTTCCTGTTACTAAAGAGTACTATTGAACACAACTTAAAGATTTAACAATAAAAGAACGTTTAGAATTGTTAGACATTGATATTTTAAAGAAAAATTTAAAACCTAAAAAAGAAAAAGGAAGTGGTAAAGATGATTAA
- a CDS encoding Spiroplasmavirus-related protein, whose translation MINLFAENNSNWDKIFSFIFDVFLFIFDVIWNTKLPMTNTTIAYFIIFFMVIKLSIYAIHGTSTQYNELGSTVQNSTSKLYSATARGARGAVNTGKGVKAHFKERKQFKINRNKQQLSSLAKQAKTREQAYRRIHK comes from the coding sequence ATGATTAATTTATTTGCTGAGAATAATAGTAATTGAGACAAAATTTTTAGTTTTATTTTTGATGTATTTTTGTTTATTTTTGATGTGATTTGAAATACTAAATTGCCAATGACAAATACAACGATTGCTTATTTTATAATCTTTTTTATGGTTATTAAATTATCAATTTATGCTATTCATGGTACATCAACACAATATAATGAATTAGGTTCAACTGTTCAAAATAGTACATCAAAATTATATTCTGCAACAGCTCGTGGTGCTCGTGGCGCTGTTAACACTGGCAAAGGTGTAAAAGCACATTTTAAAGAACGTAAACAATTTAAAATTAATCGTAATAAACAACAATTATCAAGTTTAGCTAAACAAGCAAAAACAAGAGAACAAGCATATAGAAGGATACATAAATAA
- a CDS encoding Spiroplasmavirus-related protein has protein sequence MIRLVLLVAAIAIFGTGFITVIINQLTSAKNIIMDLYNSDTWLLSLFGKMAILFSHPLMLTISSLYIVGFIVSKTLYS, from the coding sequence ATGATTAGATTAGTTTTATTAGTTGCGGCAATCGCTATTTTTGGGACAGGTTTTATAACAGTTATTATAAATCAACTTACATCAGCAAAAAATATTATTATGGATTTATATAACTCAGATACCTGGTTACTTTCTTTGTTTGGCAAAATGGCAATTTTGTTTAGTCATCCATTAATGTTAACAATATCAAGTTTATATATTGTTGGGTTTATTGTTTCAAAAACATTGTATAGTTAG
- a CDS encoding Spiroplasmavirus-related protein: MKSKILKFLKEKWWKILLYFLVISLGMFVPFLYIDIKEFQLFLSKFGSVSSIMCIGYIIFWILTAAGIIDLILWIKKKINKDIVKGGKE, encoded by the coding sequence ATGAAAAGTAAAATTTTAAAGTTTTTAAAAGAAAAATGATGAAAAATATTATTATATTTTTTGGTAATTAGTTTGGGAATGTTTGTACCTTTTCTTTATATTGATATTAAAGAATTTCAATTATTTTTGAGTAAATTTGGTTCAGTTTCTTCAATTATGTGTATCGGATATATAATTTTTTGAATTTTAACTGCTGCGGGAATTATTGATTTAATATTATGAATTAAGAAAAAAATTAATAAAGATATAGTTAAAGGTGGTAAAGAATAA
- a CDS encoding Spiroplasmavirus-related protein: MRKSLSLFAISILGILGLIIPFITLTAFKPLNQQNYNVKQQAIGINETDFINTMFLRSSFFENWSETNYFINPTLKTSQSLTYNDKWYLDFLKDSYSTGISFDKPSNDFIDLYKNWDTYTKQYNIDKFYDVDKKQFLKELTNFSYSFAKYFNTVEVINKLEKSVDSLQQVNLNFQNWKIVNNSKENLEKEFNSKNNNWYIFIAKRGKYYSILQGKNDGINIKYDSLGNIKVRFETIGSENTNIYRWDGLNEPQTPKIDTNTGKIIFYNDNQYQNVRSFLLKYIDVIVQENIRVQQGGNPNYDDPNLSSQRIIFDFEIINNLDKTSTGIILTKKSIYRMILTIDERKNIIAGSLELTHLKQYWNGYDYNSYRYTDDLGFLFSFMKDKENTFNFSAETYNYYQGNTPNTGKYIFEQMKGQIDINKFLKAFFAHALVPVFQNRSNFIESGYIDNLQYDTILINFFGLKLVNFRDVLIAESNTNKTQFEKLLNSMFKVSQNFYKDYLRTIFDLENNTYVQGYNKKYGLLANNGFKIYPRYFYFSDKYKQLDIKLYSAFKNRFYSTNYGNVFNYDFSVANDYNINQNEGYVFEGALKNKYGLKYKKIEEQKIGYNVFELQAQKENDMYRYYDFNFGIYNWQEINNGGLFPDGQWWQAQYESCSWYNLACHIKNAAIWVVNNIPGVKQVNELASGVGKIFQTIYSFFNQTFEVWKFSPALYNTITNIFLLIIFMKFVRLI, translated from the coding sequence ATGCGTAAGTCATTATCTTTATTTGCCATATCTATTTTAGGGATTTTAGGGTTAATTATTCCTTTTATTACTTTAACAGCATTCAAACCTTTAAATCAGCAAAATTATAATGTTAAGCAACAAGCAATCGGTATCAATGAAACTGATTTTATTAATACGATGTTTTTACGCAGTAGTTTCTTTGAAAATTGGTCTGAAACAAATTACTTTATTAACCCTACTTTAAAAACATCACAATCATTAACTTATAATGATAAGTGATATTTAGATTTTTTAAAGGATAGTTATTCAACAGGTATTTCATTTGATAAACCTAGTAATGATTTTATAGACTTATATAAAAATTGAGATACTTATACTAAACAATATAACATTGATAAATTTTATGACGTTGATAAAAAACAATTTTTAAAAGAATTAACTAATTTTTCTTATTCTTTTGCAAAATATTTTAATACTGTTGAAGTTATTAATAAATTAGAAAAAAGTGTTGATAGTTTACAACAAGTTAATTTAAATTTTCAAAATTGAAAAATAGTTAATAATTCTAAGGAAAATTTAGAAAAAGAATTTAACTCAAAAAATAATAACTGATATATTTTCATTGCTAAAAGAGGAAAATACTATTCTATTTTACAAGGAAAAAATGATGGTATTAATATAAAATATGATAGTTTAGGAAACATTAAAGTACGATTTGAAACTATTGGAAGTGAAAATACAAATATTTATCGTTGAGATGGTTTAAATGAACCTCAAACACCTAAAATTGATACAAATACAGGTAAAATAATTTTTTATAATGATAATCAATATCAAAATGTTCGTTCTTTTTTATTAAAATATATTGATGTTATTGTGCAAGAAAATATTAGAGTTCAGCAAGGCGGAAATCCAAACTATGATGATCCAAATTTAAGTAGTCAAAGAATTATTTTTGATTTTGAAATTATTAATAATTTAGATAAAACTAGTACTGGTATAATTTTAACTAAAAAGTCAATTTATCGAATGATTTTAACGATTGATGAACGAAAAAATATTATTGCTGGTAGTTTAGAGTTAACACACCTTAAGCAATATTGGAATGGATATGATTATAATAGTTATCGGTATACTGATGATTTAGGGTTTTTATTTTCTTTTATGAAAGATAAAGAAAATACATTTAATTTTAGTGCTGAAACATATAATTATTATCAAGGTAATACTCCTAATACTGGTAAATATATTTTTGAACAGATGAAAGGACAAATTGATATTAATAAATTTTTAAAAGCATTTTTTGCGCATGCATTGGTGCCAGTATTTCAAAATCGTAGTAATTTTATTGAAAGTGGTTATATTGATAATTTACAATATGATACGATTTTAATTAACTTTTTTGGTTTAAAGTTAGTTAATTTTAGAGATGTATTAATTGCAGAAAGTAATACTAATAAAACTCAATTTGAAAAGTTATTAAATAGTATGTTTAAGGTTTCGCAAAATTTTTATAAGGATTATTTACGAACCATTTTTGATTTAGAAAATAATACTTATGTGCAAGGTTATAACAAGAAATATGGTTTATTAGCGAATAATGGTTTTAAAATTTATCCACGATATTTTTATTTTTCTGATAAATATAAGCAATTAGATATTAAATTGTATTCAGCGTTTAAAAATCGATTTTATAGTACTAATTATGGTAATGTATTTAATTATGATTTTTCCGTTGCAAATGATTATAATATTAATCAAAATGAAGGTTATGTTTTTGAAGGTGCTTTAAAAAACAAATATGGTTTAAAATATAAAAAAATTGAAGAACAAAAAATTGGTTATAATGTTTTTGAATTACAAGCGCAAAAAGAAAATGATATGTATCGTTATTATGATTTTAATTTTGGTATTTATAATTGACAAGAAATAAATAATGGTGGATTATTCCCTGATGGACAATGATGACAAGCACAATATGAAAGTTGTAGTTGATATAATTTAGCGTGTCATATAAAAAATGCTGCAATTTGAGTTGTAAATAATATTCCCGGTGTTAAACAAGTGAATGAATTAGCAAGTGGGGTTGGTAAAATTTTTCAAACAATATATAGTTTTTTTAATCAAACATTTGAGGTATGAAAATTTAGTCCAGCACTATATAATACAATAACAAATATATTCCTATTAATTATTTTTATGAAATTTGTGAGATTAATATAA
- a CDS encoding transposase of IS30 family protein, with product MNYKHFSIDERVILSQLLVSKLFQKKNGKPNLFKISKYMERSVSTIWNEVKRFQKLKEYNPIKAHKKYLKNRKKSVKHIKFSYQQLMWLDEKFNKFHWSPEIICYAYKREFGIKFPVCFKTLYKYVFLGLFGLNKRNLYFHGRKNKSKQNIDNRGKLTSFRTIAEAKHNKNEFGWFEMDTIVGKDLKSVCLVLTEQLTKFEIVKKLKDRTPNEVIRVIKSIFKTNILKKIVKGIITDQGKEFSEWKQIEAYIGTKVYFCDKGKPTQKPIVERINRDLRHWFPKGIDLDIYS from the coding sequence ATGAATTATAAGCATTTCAGTATTGATGAACGTGTTATATTAAGTCAGTTATTAGTATCAAAACTATTTCAAAAGAAAAATGGCAAACCAAATTTATTTAAAATTTCTAAATATATGGAAAGAAGTGTCTCTACAATTTGAAATGAAGTTAAACGTTTTCAAAAGTTAAAAGAATATAATCCTATTAAAGCTCATAAAAAGTATCTTAAAAATCGTAAAAAATCAGTTAAACATATAAAATTTTCATATCAACAATTAATGTGATTAGATGAAAAATTTAATAAATTTCATTGATCCCCAGAAATTATTTGCTATGCATATAAACGTGAATTTGGTATCAAATTTCCGGTGTGTTTTAAAACTTTATATAAGTATGTTTTTCTTGGTTTATTTGGTTTAAATAAACGTAATTTGTATTTTCACGGTCGAAAAAATAAAAGTAAACAAAATATTGATAATCGTGGTAAATTAACTAGTTTTAGAACTATTGCAGAAGCTAAACATAATAAAAATGAATTTGGTTGATTTGAAATGGATACAATAGTTGGCAAAGATTTGAAATCTGTATGTTTGGTTTTAACTGAACAATTAACTAAATTTGAAATTGTAAAAAAATTAAAAGATAGAACACCAAACGAAGTAATTAGAGTTATTAAAAGTATTTTTAAAACTAATATCTTAAAGAAAATAGTTAAAGGTATTATAACTGATCAAGGTAAAGAGTTTTCAGAATGAAAACAAATTGAAGCTTATATTGGTACTAAAGTTTATTTTTGTGATAAAGGTAAACCTACTCAAAAACCTATTGTAGAACGAATTAACCGGGATTTAAGGCATTGATTTCCTAAAGGTATTGATTTAGATATTTATTCATAA
- a CDS encoding Spiroplasmavirus-related protein produces the protein MNEFLVQLIEVVTGKIIKADNGTESVWDSYTFRPVVRLENGTVKGTKDLSKSKWFKVTDENYLKLKSFLIDGNLFLVSLKWDGKIDLVKPYEVFDNGL, from the coding sequence ATGAATGAATTTTTAGTGCAGTTGATAGAAGTTGTAACGGGCAAAATTATTAAAGCAGATAATGGTACTGAAAGTGTATGAGATAGTTATACTTTTCGTCCTGTTGTTAGATTAGAAAATGGTACTGTTAAAGGTACGAAAGATTTATCTAAGTCAAAATGGTTTAAGGTAACAGATGAGAATTATTTAAAATTAAAATCTTTTTTAATTGATGGTAATTTGTTTTTAGTTTCTCTTAAGTGAGATGGAAAAATTGATTTAGTAAAACCTTATGAGGTTTTTGATAATGGTCTCTAA
- a CDS encoding Spiroplasmavirus-related protein — protein sequence MVSKLYFERFDKLVTTVDSCLSVKLPLIVLRKTLKFYLKKQNVKIDSLTDDSFELLLQRCKDYMLKVEREN from the coding sequence ATGGTCTCTAAATTATATTTTGAACGGTTTGATAAGTTAGTTACTACAGTTGATAGTTGTTTGTCTGTTAAATTACCTTTGATTGTTTTAAGGAAAACTTTAAAGTTTTATCTTAAAAAGCAAAATGTTAAAATTGATTCTTTAACTGATGATAGTTTTGAGTTGTTATTACAACGTTGTAAAGATTATATGTTGAAGGTGGAAAGAGAGAATTAA
- a CDS encoding Spiroplasmavirus-related protein, whose protein sequence is MLFLANTDQGTGNIMQAIEAWAEKLAQWMTAFTTWFLNFLGSNAILIIPIVLMFVVLGVETIRKLIHGY, encoded by the coding sequence ATGTTATTTTTGGCAAATACAGACCAAGGTACTGGTAATATAATGCAAGCCATAGAGGCATGAGCAGAAAAGTTAGCGCAATGGATGACAGCATTTACAACTTGATTTTTAAATTTTTTAGGTTCAAATGCTATTTTAATTATTCCAATTGTATTGATGTTTGTGGTTCTTGGAGTTGAAACTATTCGCAAGTTAATTCACGGATATTAA
- a CDS encoding Spiroplasmavirus-related protein — protein sequence MYFLTDIPDKTVWDMYYEFLTIIFGVDFPPVIAYICFVSFLLFIFGILIWIFRVIFRGFY from the coding sequence ATGTATTTCTTAACAGATATTCCAGATAAAACTGTTTGAGATATGTATTATGAGTTTTTAACTATTATTTTTGGTGTTGATTTTCCACCAGTTATTGCTTATATTTGTTTTGTTTCATTTTTATTGTTTATATTTGGAATTTTAATTTGAATATTTAGAGTTATTTTTAGGGGGTTTTATTAA
- a CDS encoding Spiroplasmavirus-related protein, giving the protein MPWSYFLDQVYKGIFQIFAFIPPDKLDMNYGVEYYVVMIGIWLVIFFSIWLVLFLVYKICSIIGN; this is encoded by the coding sequence ATGCCTTGAAGTTATTTTTTAGATCAAGTTTATAAAGGTATTTTTCAAATTTTTGCGTTTATTCCACCTGATAAATTGGATATGAATTATGGTGTTGAATATTATGTTGTTATGATTGGAATTTGACTTGTTATATTTTTCTCAATTTGATTAGTGTTATTTTTAGTTTATAAAATTTGTAGTATTATTGGAAATTAG